A section of the Balearica regulorum gibbericeps isolate bBalReg1 chromosome 6, bBalReg1.pri, whole genome shotgun sequence genome encodes:
- the FZD5 gene encoding frizzled-5: MGGRGLPVPLVLGLPLLLGLPAAGRAASKALVCQEITVPMCKGIGYNLTYMPNQFNHDTQDEAGLEVHQFWPLVEIQCSPDLRFFLCSMYTPICLPDYTKPLPPCRSVCERAKAGCSPIMQQYGFAWPERMSCDSLPVLGDTEVLCMGYNRTEATTLPPFFGKPTHPAKDTAKNLTPLGGQRPSGLDCTRTCKCKAPLVPISKESHPLYNRIRTGQVPNCAIPCYQPYFTQDEKTFATFWIGLWSILCFLSTSTTVATFLIDMERFKYPERPIIFLSACYLFVSVGYIVRLVAGHANVACNPEHHHIHYETTGPALCTVVFLLLYFFGMASSIWWVILSLTWFLAAGMKWGNEAIASYSQYFHLAAWLIPSAKSIAVLALSSVDGDPVAGVCYVGNQSLENLRGFVLAPLVVYLFTGSLFLLAGFVSLFRIRSVIKQGGTKTDKLEKLMIRIGIFTVLYTVPATIVIACYIYEQHNREAWERAQNCSCPGDPHRPKPDYAVFMLKYFMCLVVGITSGVWIWSGKTLESWRRFTAHCCRARKPAGASVYSEASPALVGRTVLPSMASYHKQVPLSHV; encoded by the coding sequence ATGGgcggccgggggctgccggtgccgctggtgctggggctgccgctgctgctcgggctgccggcggcggggcgcgccGCCTCCAAGGCGCTGGTGTGCCAGGAGATCACGGTGCCGATGTGCAAGGGCATCGGCTACAACCTCACCTACATGCCCAACCAGTTCAACCACGACACGCAGGACGAGGCTGGGCTGGAGGTGCACCAGTTCTGGCCGCTGGTGGAGATCCAGTGCTCCCCGGACCTGcgcttcttcctctgcagcatgTACACCCCCATCTGCCTGCCCGACTACACCAAGCCGCTGCCCCCCTGCCGCTCCGTCTGCGAGCGGGCCAAGGCCGGCTGCTCGCCCATCATGCAGCAGTACGGCTTCGCCTGGCCAGAGAGGATGAGCTGCGACAGCCTGCCGGTGCTGGGGGACACCGAGGTGCTCTGCATGGGATACAACCGCACGGAAGCCACCACCCTACCGCCTTTCTTCGGGAAGCCCACGCACCCAGCCAAGGACACGGCCAAAAATCTGACGCCGCTCGGCGGGCAGCGCCCCTCGGGGCTGGACTGCACCCGGACTTGCAAGTGCAAAGCGCCCCTAGTCCCCATCTCCAAGGAGTCCCATCCACTGTACAACCGCATCAGGACTGGGCAGGTACCCAACTGCGCCATCCCTTGCTACCAGCCCTACTTTACCCAGGATGAGAAGACCTTTGCCACCTTCTGGATTGGCCTCTGGTCCATCCTCTGCTTCCTTTCCACCTCCACCACCGTGGCCACCTTCCTCATCGATATGGAGCGCTTCAAGTACCCCGAGCGCCCCAtcatcttcctctctgcttgctACCTCTTTGTCTCTGTGGGCTACATCGTACGGCTGGTGGCAGGGCATGCCAATGTGGCTTGCAACCCGGAGCACCACCACATCCACTATGAGACCACAGGCCCTGCCCTCTGCACCgtggttttccttctcctctactTCTTTGGCATGGCCAGCTCCATCTGGTGGGTTATCTTGTCCCTCACCTGGTTCCTGGCAGCTGGCATGAAGTGGGGCAATGAGGCCATTGCTAGCTATTCGCAGTACTTCCACCTGGCTGCCTGGCTCATCCCCAGCGCCAAATCCATCGCTGTACTGGCACTCAGCTCTGTGGATGGCGACCCAGTGGCTGGGGTTTGCTATGTGGGCAATCAGAGCCTGGAGAACCTGCGGGGCTTTGTGCTGGCACCACTGGTGGTTTATCTCTTCACCGGCAGCCTCTTCCTGCTGGCTGGCTTCGTCTCACTCTTTCGCATCCGCAGCGTGATCAAGCAGGGCGGCACCAAGACTGACAAGCTGGAAAAGCTGATGATCCGCATCGGCATCTTCACTGTGCTCTACACCGTTCCTGCCACCATCGTCATCGCCTGCTATATCTACGAGCAGCACAATCGGGAGGCGTGGGAGCGGGCGCAGAACTGCTCCTGCCCAGGAGACCCCCACCGCCCCAAGCCCGACTATGCCGTCTTTATGCTCAAGTACTTCATGTGCCTTGTGGTGGGCATTACCTCCGGCGTCTGGATCTGGTCTGGCAAGACGCTCGAGTCCTGGAGGCGCTTCACAGCCCACTGCTGCCGGGCCAGGAAGCCTGCGGGCGCCTCAGTGTACAGCGAGGCCAGCCCGGCACTGGTAGGCAGGACGGTGCTGCCCAGCATGGCCTCCTACCACAAGCAGGTCCCGCTGTCCCATGTGTGA